Proteins encoded by one window of Archaeoglobus veneficus SNP6:
- the feoB gene encoding ferrous iron transport protein B, giving the protein MRNSQCCKAGRYGMLKVAMVGNPNVGKTALLNALTGGSFEVGNFPGTTVEKKEGRAVINGVEVEFVDLPGIYSLEAYSLDEKIARDYLVNEKPDVVLNVIDATNLERNLYLTLQLCNLGIPMVIALNMLDEARKRGIEIDAKKLEEILGVPVIETIAVEKKGIEELKKALFSPAVCRLRVENRLKLAEQIAKQVVEKKEAFTYLDAIDEVFTDPLFGIPVFFSVMWMVFRFTYDVASPLVNAVDLAFSLLADAIGSEGVLASLLSQGIIKGVGSVLVFVPNIAFLFIALAVMELSGYMARAVFIMDRTMSRFGLNGRAVIPLIMGFGCNVPAIMATRAIEDWKIRITTVLINPFMSCSARLPIYILFAGTFFPSMASAAIMSLYLLGVLLALISAFVLRRFVFRGEAEFIMEMPPYRIPKFSAIAKLTWSRVKHFIEKAGTVILAMSVVIWLLTNYPSNSIEESYAGMLGRAIQPLFAPMDWSWELVVALLMGFVAKEVVVETIGITVGDGLAGLLTPAQAFGFMVFSLLYMPCLATLAVIRTEAGSWKWTGFAVVYSFSVAYVVSLALIKLMRFWRW; this is encoded by the coding sequence AGCAGTTATAAATGGCGTTGAGGTGGAGTTCGTAGACCTGCCGGGAATATACAGCCTCGAAGCTTACAGTCTCGACGAGAAGATAGCCCGCGACTACCTCGTAAATGAGAAACCGGATGTTGTTCTGAACGTTATCGACGCAACAAATCTTGAAAGGAACCTTTACCTCACACTCCAGCTTTGCAATTTAGGCATTCCGATGGTTATTGCTTTGAACATGCTCGATGAAGCGAGGAAAAGGGGGATAGAGATCGATGCAAAAAAACTCGAGGAGATCCTGGGTGTGCCTGTCATTGAAACCATCGCCGTCGAAAAGAAAGGCATTGAAGAGCTGAAAAAGGCCCTGTTCAGTCCGGCAGTCTGCAGGCTGAGGGTTGAAAACAGGCTGAAATTGGCCGAACAGATTGCCAAACAGGTTGTAGAAAAAAAGGAAGCCTTTACATACCTGGACGCAATAGACGAGGTTTTTACAGACCCCCTTTTCGGCATTCCCGTCTTTTTCTCCGTTATGTGGATGGTGTTCCGCTTCACGTACGACGTTGCTTCGCCCCTCGTGAACGCCGTAGACCTGGCTTTTTCGCTCCTTGCAGATGCGATAGGCAGCGAAGGTGTTCTTGCGTCCCTGCTCAGCCAGGGAATAATAAAAGGTGTCGGCAGCGTCCTCGTGTTCGTTCCAAACATAGCGTTCCTCTTCATAGCCCTTGCAGTCATGGAACTCAGCGGTTACATGGCAAGGGCCGTCTTTATAATGGACAGAACAATGAGCAGATTTGGTCTGAACGGAAGGGCAGTAATACCGCTTATTATGGGCTTTGGATGCAATGTGCCGGCAATAATGGCGACGAGGGCCATTGAAGACTGGAAGATCAGGATTACGACCGTCCTCATCAATCCGTTCATGTCCTGCAGCGCCCGCCTTCCGATATACATCCTGTTTGCTGGCACGTTCTTTCCGTCGATGGCGAGTGCAGCCATAATGTCTCTCTACCTCCTCGGCGTCCTCCTTGCTCTTATTTCGGCCTTCGTACTCAGAAGGTTCGTTTTCAGGGGGGAGGCGGAGTTCATAATGGAGATGCCTCCCTACAGAATTCCAAAGTTCTCTGCCATCGCAAAGCTGACGTGGAGCAGAGTCAAGCACTTCATAGAGAAGGCTGGAACTGTCATCCTTGCAATGTCCGTCGTAATATGGCTCCTGACGAATTATCCGTCGAACAGCATCGAGGAGAGCTATGCGGGAATGCTCGGCAGAGCAATTCAGCCTCTCTTCGCCCCGATGGACTGGAGCTGGGAACTCGTCGTGGCACTTTTAATGGGGTTCGTTGCAAAGGAGGTCGTTGTCGAGACGATAGGGATAACTGTAGGAGATGGTCTTGCAGGTCTGCTAACTCCCGCTCAGGCCTTCGGCTTCATGGTTTTCTCCCTCCTCTACATGCCCTGCCTTGCAACCCTTGCGGTTATAAGAACCGAGGCTGGAAGTTGGAAATGGACGGGTTTTGCTGTCGTTTACAGCTTTAGCGTAGCCTACGTTGTGTCTTTAGCTCTCATAAAATTAATGAGGTTCTGGAGGTGGTAA
- a CDS encoding IS6 family transposase, translating into MQPALSQLVDYVKSTKVFRRNRKDVELKILAALLYFFGLSLRKTSDFLSLFEEISHESVRIYYHRLKTVLKQPEKKKRRLVAIDETKIKLEKKQIFVWAAIDVDTMECLAIWASGGRGSFEAYVFLREVLKHCENKPEIVVDRGFWYLWALKRLGLRYRHETFGRRNAVEGFFSRFKERTKRFWNRFPFRSSFVSVQSWLESFMAFYNYWRC; encoded by the coding sequence ATGCAGCCTGCGCTAAGCCAGTTGGTAGATTACGTCAAGTCTACAAAAGTCTTTCGAAGGAACAGGAAAGATGTGGAACTTAAAATACTTGCAGCATTATTATACTTCTTTGGCCTTTCTTTGAGAAAAACAAGTGATTTTCTATCTTTATTCGAAGAAATAAGTCACGAATCTGTTAGGATTTACTACCATAGACTCAAAACAGTCTTAAAACAACCAGAAAAGAAGAAAAGAAGACTTGTTGCGATAGATGAAACAAAAATAAAACTGGAAAAGAAACAAATCTTTGTTTGGGCTGCTATAGACGTTGATACCATGGAATGCCTAGCTATATGGGCTTCTGGAGGAAGAGGAAGCTTTGAAGCTTACGTTTTCCTTAGAGAAGTTCTCAAGCATTGCGAAAACAAGCCAGAGATCGTTGTTGATAGAGGTTTCTGGTATCTGTGGGCTTTGAAAAGGTTAGGGCTGAGATACAGGCATGAAACGTTTGGTAGAAGAAATGCTGTAGAAGGATTCTTTTCGAGGTTTAAAGAGAGAACGAAGAGGTTCTGGAACAGATTTCCATTCAGGAGTTCTTTTGTCTCTGTACAGAGCTGGTTGGAGAGCTTTATGGCCTTCTACAACTACTGGAGGTGTTAA
- the amrS gene encoding AmmeMemoRadiSam system radical SAM enzyme, whose amino-acid sequence MKEALLYSTGREKRARCHLCWNLCNVEEGERGRCNARLNVSGRLYTLTYGNISAMESRPVEIKPFFHFMPGTTSMTFSTYSCNLSCMWCQNWRLSRTPPPEGYQVVDPEKIVRAAIDAKDRSTCASFNEPTLLFEYLLDLFPLAKEFGLRNTMVSNGYMMPKALKMLINAGLDAINIDVKGSREVYRRYCGGKSDIHVWKNIRFAAKRIHVEVVNLLVRNVNDDEDSIREIVEKHLKYAGDEIPIHFTRYFPAFLFDKPPTDVSKLERAVEIARREGVEYAYIGNVPGHKFENTYCPQCGVLLVQRYHTTVLENRVKNGKCPNCGKDIYGIWS is encoded by the coding sequence ATGAAGGAGGCATTACTGTACTCAACTGGAAGAGAAAAGAGAGCGAGGTGTCATCTCTGCTGGAATCTCTGCAACGTGGAAGAAGGGGAGAGGGGCAGATGTAATGCAAGGCTTAACGTCTCTGGAAGGCTTTATACCCTCACTTACGGGAATATAAGCGCAATGGAGAGCAGGCCCGTGGAAATAAAGCCCTTCTTCCACTTCATGCCTGGAACGACCTCCATGACGTTCTCAACGTATTCGTGCAACCTTTCCTGCATGTGGTGCCAGAACTGGAGACTTTCGCGAACTCCACCGCCAGAGGGCTATCAGGTTGTCGATCCGGAGAAAATCGTCAGAGCGGCAATTGATGCGAAAGACAGGAGCACATGTGCGAGCTTCAACGAGCCAACACTCCTCTTCGAGTATCTCCTCGACCTCTTCCCCCTCGCAAAAGAGTTCGGGCTTAGAAACACGATGGTCTCTAACGGCTACATGATGCCAAAGGCTCTCAAGATGCTGATTAATGCGGGACTCGACGCCATAAATATCGACGTAAAGGGAAGCAGAGAAGTTTACAGGAGATACTGTGGTGGTAAAAGCGACATCCACGTCTGGAAAAACATAAGGTTCGCTGCAAAGAGAATTCACGTTGAAGTCGTAAACCTGCTCGTAAGGAACGTGAATGATGACGAAGACTCCATACGGGAAATCGTGGAGAAACATCTGAAGTATGCCGGAGACGAGATTCCAATCCACTTTACCCGTTACTTCCCAGCGTTTCTCTTCGATAAACCCCCGACCGACGTTTCAAAACTCGAGAGAGCTGTTGAGATTGCGAGAAGGGAAGGAGTTGAATACGCCTACATCGGAAACGTTCCCGGACATAAATTTGAAAACACCTACTGCCCGCAGTGCGGGGTTCTGCTCGTGCAAAGGTACCACACCACTGTTCTCGAAAACAGGGTGAAAAACGGGAAATGTCCCAATTGCGGGAAAGATATTTACGGGATATGGAGTTAA
- the mqnC gene encoding cyclic dehypoxanthinyl futalosine synthase, with translation MRAELYEYVRKNLEGENLSFEEALRLFELPLPALGKIADEIRKRKCGDLVTFVVDRNINYTNVCTSKCKFCAFYARNDDEGYVLSLDEILKKIEEAVEVGATQILMQGGMNPELGIEWFENVFSEIKRRFPSIQLHALSPPEIYFLAKLEKCSVKEVLERLKNAGLDSLPGGGAEILSDRVRTQISPNKVDSRGWLEVMRTAHSIGLKGSATMMFGHIESDEDIVEHLFKIRDLQAETGGFTAFIPWTFQPERTELYGRVKHPAPATRYLQVLAISRIILHNIRNIQASWLTQGFEIATLALFFGANDFGGTMLEENVVRATGKPFQPARVEDIVRAVKSVGRPVAQRTTLYEILRYF, from the coding sequence GTGAGAGCGGAATTGTACGAGTACGTCAGGAAGAACCTTGAAGGAGAAAATCTGTCGTTCGAGGAAGCCCTCAGGCTATTCGAACTACCCCTTCCAGCCCTCGGGAAGATCGCAGACGAGATAAGGAAAAGGAAGTGTGGAGACCTCGTAACCTTCGTCGTTGACAGGAACATAAACTACACAAATGTATGTACATCCAAGTGTAAGTTCTGTGCATTCTACGCCAGAAACGATGACGAAGGCTACGTCCTAAGTCTCGACGAAATTCTGAAGAAGATCGAAGAAGCGGTGGAAGTTGGAGCGACGCAGATCCTGATGCAGGGAGGAATGAACCCGGAACTTGGCATAGAGTGGTTCGAGAACGTTTTTTCCGAGATTAAAAGACGTTTCCCATCTATTCAGCTTCACGCCCTTTCCCCGCCAGAAATTTACTTCCTGGCGAAGCTCGAGAAGTGCAGCGTTAAAGAAGTCCTCGAGAGGCTGAAAAACGCTGGCTTGGACTCACTGCCTGGAGGAGGGGCGGAAATTCTAAGCGACAGGGTGAGAACGCAAATCAGCCCTAACAAGGTTGACAGCAGAGGCTGGCTCGAGGTGATGCGAACTGCTCACAGTATCGGACTTAAGGGAAGCGCGACGATGATGTTCGGCCACATCGAGAGCGACGAGGACATAGTCGAGCACCTTTTCAAGATTCGTGATCTGCAGGCTGAAACTGGTGGCTTTACTGCTTTCATCCCCTGGACGTTCCAACCAGAGAGGACTGAGCTTTATGGAAGGGTTAAGCATCCAGCCCCAGCGACGAGGTACCTTCAGGTTCTTGCTATTTCCCGCATAATTCTGCACAACATAAGAAACATCCAGGCCTCCTGGCTCACACAGGGTTTTGAAATTGCGACTCTCGCGCTCTTCTTCGGAGCTAACGACTTCGGCGGAACCATGCTTGAGGAGAATGTTGTGAGAGCTACAGGTAAACCCTTCCAGCCTGCGAGGGTTGAGGACATTGTCAGGGCTGTAAAATCTGTTGGAAGGCCGGTAGCGCAGCGTACGACGCTTTACGAGATCCTGAGGTATTTCTGA
- a CDS encoding menaquinone biosynthetic enzyme MqnA/MqnD family protein — protein sequence MPFRIGKFGLINNFLPYYWLEKSFKENRNFEIVEASPKQMASMLASGLIDYAPVPSFFFLQNSEKLRSYNFCIASRDKVLSVVVVSKMKELDESPIAVTADTMTSVNLLRIILGEKGLKNRLVFTDSGKASDLLEICKHALVIGDEAIKARMIYRVVMDLGEEWYELTGLPMVFGISSSLQEVDANSVDAMLFKSIDWGLKNMEEVVSEAATKFSMPPEFLEEYFKTLSYRMGNAERRGLKTFEEMCRESGIVRVRQEEP from the coding sequence ATGCCATTCAGAATTGGAAAATTCGGCCTCATAAACAACTTTCTCCCGTACTACTGGCTTGAAAAGAGTTTTAAAGAAAATCGGAACTTTGAAATCGTTGAAGCATCACCCAAGCAGATGGCATCCATGCTCGCTTCTGGCCTCATAGACTACGCTCCTGTCCCATCTTTCTTCTTCCTGCAAAATTCCGAAAAGCTCAGGAGCTACAACTTCTGTATAGCATCACGGGATAAAGTGCTGAGTGTCGTCGTCGTATCGAAGATGAAAGAACTCGACGAAAGCCCCATAGCTGTTACAGCCGACACAATGACCTCTGTAAACCTTCTCAGGATTATCCTGGGGGAGAAAGGTCTGAAAAACAGGCTCGTGTTTACAGATTCTGGAAAAGCATCGGATTTACTCGAAATTTGCAAACATGCGCTCGTAATAGGTGATGAAGCAATCAAGGCGAGGATGATATACAGGGTTGTGATGGACCTTGGAGAGGAGTGGTACGAACTCACAGGCCTCCCGATGGTCTTTGGCATATCCTCTTCCCTGCAAGAGGTTGACGCGAACTCGGTTGATGCTATGTTATTCAAATCCATCGACTGGGGCCTAAAAAACATGGAGGAAGTTGTTTCGGAAGCTGCAACGAAGTTCAGCATGCCCCCTGAGTTCCTTGAGGAGTACTTTAAAACCCTGAGCTACAGGATGGGTAATGCAGAAAGGAGAGGGTTGAAGACGTTCGAGGAGATGTGCCGTGAGAGCGGAATTGTACGAGTACGTCAGGAAGAACCTTGA
- a CDS encoding DUF371 domain-containing protein — protein MTGGTYAMPREVIIAWGHPNITAKHPTTLEITKDEHLTPRGDCIIGVRASKAISDLPQEIKGCLCGGKKAMIVLYLPDYGMREVVTGFGSPRLTFTHPTDIVVRKSDYVCGRTLIIKADKAAADLSREMVRLLKDPSTELHFIIEV, from the coding sequence GTGACTGGAGGAACGTATGCCATGCCGAGAGAAGTAATCATCGCGTGGGGTCATCCAAACATAACAGCAAAGCATCCAACAACCCTCGAGATTACTAAGGACGAACATCTGACGCCGAGAGGTGACTGTATTATAGGTGTGAGAGCAAGTAAAGCGATTTCGGATCTTCCACAGGAAATAAAGGGGTGTCTGTGTGGCGGGAAGAAGGCTATGATTGTGCTTTACCTTCCTGACTACGGGATGAGAGAAGTCGTTACTGGATTCGGGAGCCCCCGGCTCACGTTCACTCATCCAACCGACATTGTTGTCAGGAAGAGCGACTACGTATGCGGGAGGACACTCATCATAAAAGCAGACAAAGCCGCTGCTGACCTCAGCAGGGAGATGGTGCGATTGCTTAAGGACCCATCGACAGAGCTGCACTTTATTATTGAGGTTTAG
- a CDS encoding DUF1284 domain-containing protein, whose amino-acid sequence MVRFRGHHLICLHFFKGEGYNREFVENLLRALKDAERTGVEVVDGADDVCATCPHNSSGVCAYSSTADAEIRELDKLALNLLSISPGSKVSWSEIRAKIPEIMDVWRQKACTTCDWRNVCHAERSNHRVGSSKHNSKASNNPRDY is encoded by the coding sequence ATGGTAAGGTTCAGAGGGCATCACCTTATATGTCTGCACTTCTTCAAAGGGGAGGGGTATAACCGCGAGTTCGTAGAAAACCTGCTCAGAGCGCTTAAAGATGCTGAAAGGACTGGAGTTGAAGTGGTTGACGGTGCGGATGACGTCTGCGCCACCTGTCCACACAACTCCAGCGGAGTTTGTGCGTACTCCAGCACAGCTGACGCGGAGATTAGGGAACTTGACAAACTCGCGCTAAATCTGCTCTCTATCTCTCCCGGTTCAAAGGTTTCATGGAGTGAGATTAGAGCGAAGATTCCGGAAATAATGGATGTGTGGAGGCAGAAAGCCTGCACAACGTGTGACTGGAGGAACGTATGCCATGCCGAGAGAAGTAATCATCGCGTGGGGTCATCCAAACATAACAGCAAAGCATCCAACAACCCTCGAGATTACTAA
- a CDS encoding Sjogren's syndrome/scleroderma autoantigen 1 family protein, whose protein sequence is MEDKKISEMAELLYKGAKMLSYYCPDCRVPLFQDNARIFCPSCGRNVIIDRGEGVSVENVEKSQMIDNRGIQQEKEGMEDRNTEVGAVKHLAKSENKSAERDGTWNRSLVEDAVKDAISKLARDLEGEEDICRIAEIVETMNKAVEILEKLRKFG, encoded by the coding sequence ATGGAAGATAAAAAAATTTCGGAGATGGCGGAGCTTCTTTATAAGGGAGCCAAGATGCTCTCGTATTACTGCCCAGACTGTAGGGTTCCTCTGTTTCAAGATAACGCCAGGATTTTCTGCCCCTCATGTGGCAGAAACGTCATAATTGACAGGGGTGAGGGCGTCAGCGTAGAGAATGTGGAAAAGAGCCAGATGATTGATAATAGGGGGATTCAGCAGGAAAAAGAGGGAATGGAGGATAGAAACACTGAAGTGGGAGCGGTGAAACATTTAGCAAAATCTGAGAACAAATCCGCAGAAAGGGATGGTACATGGAATAGATCGCTCGTGGAAGATGCAGTTAAAGATGCTATCAGTAAACTCGCGAGAGATCTGGAGGGGGAGGAGGACATATGCAGAATAGCGGAGATCGTGGAGACTATGAATAAAGCTGTTGAAATCCTCGAGAAGCTTAGAAAATTTGGTTAG
- a CDS encoding UPF0147 family protein, giving the protein MAKEVPDSVLEVLDRIIQDDTVPRNIRRVASEIKENLLHGEESLAVRAASAISILEEISSDPNIPMHVRTLIWNVSSQLERISVEE; this is encoded by the coding sequence GTGGCAAAAGAGGTGCCAGACAGCGTATTGGAAGTTCTGGACAGAATAATTCAGGACGACACGGTTCCGAGGAATATCAGGCGTGTTGCAAGTGAGATAAAAGAGAACTTGCTTCACGGTGAGGAGAGTCTCGCCGTAAGGGCTGCATCGGCGATCTCGATACTCGAAGAGATCTCTTCCGACCCAAACATCCCGATGCATGTCAGAACCTTGATCTGGAACGTATCGAGCCAGCTCGAGAGGATCTCCGTTGAGGAGTAG
- a CDS encoding PAS domain S-box protein produces the protein MSRDFKLEEILENVPVPTFVIDRNHVVRYWNRACEELTGIRKEEIIGTTNHWKAFFSKPSPLLADIVLDGVENFYRKRKVKKKKIRKVDENTYELELYLPHIGKWIYFRASLLRSNGEVIGVIETMEDITERKLMNAEIRKLSELHRIVGEAVNKSESIEQLSSMILKELKEVIDFDMGEILIYNPKTDTLEAVVQLGFEVFGDYSADVHKVNEENPSIAVRTAIEKRPIYISNVKENDLTAYAREIFRKLDIEEIYALPLVTKGKLHGVIQIITRKGKKISERDRKLLESISEHIAAGIAKIRIEEELRKSEELYRGLFESSMDTIYLTTSEGKILDMNKAAEELFGYTRDELLKMDVRELYADVSDRKKFIEKIERDGFVRNMEMRYRRKDGKIVHCLESAIAIKEGQSIIYHGIIKDITERKRMEEEIRNLSELYRLVGEAVNKSESIEELAANLIDALKRVFDFDMGEILIYDKNTNTLRAVTQIGFDEEFGERSAKVQKVRPDSKSTAVVTALRKEPLYIPDMKRSKYTEHFHDLCIGCDLQEMYSVPLISGGELQGVIQLVVKSGKRITELDRKLIDTISEHMAAGIVKIRAEERVRESEKKYRGLFESSMDAILLTDMDGRIIEVNKAAEELFGYTRDELIGQSVLRLYVNPSDRKKLLEGLSSNEFVSNFEVRYRTKRGNVIDCLESARILRDEEGRLVGYHKVIRDITERKKMENSLRRLNKLLQISSEINQLIVHEKDGRILLRRACKAFASVEDYMTVWVGIVREGKKPAVSPVAVTGKISRKLLREWLKEGLPCVEEVLTTRRAKLVEWGDEICEKCPINDEHRFLQVLVIPIVHEEKFYGILSFNSPVSDAFDTEEIGLLLDLADDLGFALKAIDVEKERSAAIKQLKENIEQFEYLADRLRNPLAIMRGYMELRDEISTEKVLEMIDSQINRIHRILDDLRRREKRTFKLKEMLNGKSR, from the coding sequence ATGAGTAGAGACTTCAAGCTCGAAGAAATACTCGAGAACGTACCCGTACCGACATTCGTCATCGACAGGAACCACGTTGTTAGATACTGGAACAGGGCGTGCGAGGAACTCACCGGGATAAGGAAGGAAGAGATAATAGGCACCACAAATCACTGGAAAGCCTTCTTCTCCAAACCAAGCCCGCTCCTCGCAGACATTGTTCTCGATGGAGTTGAGAACTTTTACAGAAAGAGGAAAGTAAAAAAGAAAAAGATAAGAAAGGTTGACGAAAACACGTACGAACTCGAGTTATACCTCCCGCATATAGGAAAGTGGATCTACTTCAGAGCTTCATTACTCAGGTCAAATGGAGAAGTGATTGGAGTTATCGAGACCATGGAAGACATTACTGAGAGGAAACTGATGAACGCTGAAATCAGAAAGCTTAGTGAGCTACACAGAATTGTAGGGGAAGCTGTAAACAAGTCGGAGAGCATAGAGCAACTCTCGTCAATGATTTTGAAGGAGTTAAAGGAAGTAATAGATTTTGATATGGGTGAGATTCTCATATACAATCCAAAAACAGATACACTCGAAGCTGTTGTTCAGCTCGGTTTTGAAGTTTTTGGCGATTATTCTGCTGATGTTCATAAGGTGAACGAGGAAAATCCAAGTATTGCAGTAAGAACTGCCATCGAAAAGAGGCCGATATACATCTCCAATGTAAAGGAGAACGACCTTACAGCGTATGCGAGAGAAATCTTCAGAAAACTCGACATCGAAGAGATATACGCACTACCTCTCGTCACAAAGGGTAAACTGCATGGTGTTATCCAGATAATAACGAGAAAAGGAAAGAAAATATCAGAAAGAGACAGAAAGCTTCTCGAGAGCATTTCAGAGCATATAGCTGCTGGTATTGCAAAAATAAGGATTGAAGAGGAGTTGAGAAAAAGTGAGGAGTTGTACAGGGGACTCTTCGAATCCTCGATGGACACTATATACCTGACGACGTCTGAGGGCAAAATTCTTGACATGAATAAAGCTGCTGAAGAACTCTTTGGGTATACGAGAGATGAATTGCTGAAGATGGACGTGAGAGAGTTGTACGCTGACGTTTCTGACAGAAAGAAGTTCATAGAAAAGATAGAGAGAGACGGCTTTGTTAGGAACATGGAAATGAGATACAGAAGAAAAGACGGAAAAATCGTTCACTGTCTCGAATCGGCAATTGCAATAAAAGAGGGGCAGTCTATCATATATCACGGGATAATAAAAGACATCACGGAAAGAAAGCGGATGGAAGAGGAGATCCGCAATCTCAGTGAGTTGTACAGGCTCGTTGGAGAGGCTGTAAACAAGTCGGAGAGTATAGAGGAACTTGCAGCGAATTTAATTGACGCGCTCAAGAGAGTATTCGACTTTGATATGGGTGAGATTCTCATATATGACAAGAACACTAACACTTTGAGGGCCGTAACGCAGATTGGTTTTGACGAAGAGTTTGGGGAGAGATCTGCGAAGGTTCAGAAGGTCAGACCAGATAGTAAGAGTACTGCGGTTGTTACAGCACTCAGAAAGGAGCCACTTTATATCCCTGACATGAAGAGAAGTAAGTACACTGAGCATTTCCACGACCTTTGTATTGGATGTGACCTCCAAGAGATGTACTCCGTCCCCCTTATTTCCGGTGGAGAACTGCAGGGTGTAATACAACTTGTAGTTAAATCCGGAAAAAGGATAACAGAACTCGATAGAAAACTCATAGATACGATATCGGAGCATATGGCCGCGGGGATTGTGAAAATAAGGGCTGAGGAGAGGGTTAGAGAGAGCGAAAAGAAGTACAGGGGACTCTTCGAATCCTCGATGGATGCAATCCTTCTGACAGATATGGATGGTAGAATAATCGAAGTGAACAAAGCTGCTGAAGAACTCTTTGGGTATACGAGAGATGAGTTAATTGGACAGAGTGTCCTGAGGCTTTATGTAAATCCCTCTGATAGAAAGAAGTTGCTGGAAGGTCTCTCCAGTAATGAGTTTGTAAGTAACTTCGAGGTTAGATATAGAACAAAGAGGGGAAACGTGATAGACTGTCTCGAGTCAGCGAGAATACTGAGAGATGAGGAGGGACGGCTGGTAGGCTACCACAAAGTTATACGGGATATTACTGAGAGAAAGAAAATGGAAAATAGCCTGAGACGCCTGAATAAACTCCTCCAGATTTCCAGTGAGATAAACCAGCTCATAGTTCATGAGAAGGACGGAAGGATATTGCTGAGGAGGGCCTGCAAAGCCTTTGCCAGTGTGGAGGACTACATGACCGTATGGGTTGGAATCGTCAGGGAGGGTAAAAAGCCAGCAGTTTCTCCTGTGGCAGTTACGGGAAAGATAAGCAGGAAACTGCTCAGAGAGTGGTTAAAGGAGGGTCTCCCTTGTGTTGAAGAAGTTCTTACCACGAGAAGAGCAAAGCTTGTAGAGTGGGGAGACGAAATATGTGAAAAATGCCCCATTAACGATGAGCACAGATTCCTGCAGGTTCTTGTAATTCCAATAGTCCACGAGGAGAAGTTCTATGGAATTCTGAGCTTTAACTCGCCAGTTTCAGATGCCTTCGACACTGAGGAGATAGGGCTGCTACTCGACCTCGCGGACGATCTTGGCTTTGCACTGAAGGCGATAGATGTTGAGAAGGAAAGAAGTGCCGCAATAAAACAGTTAAAAGAAAATATTGAGCAGTTCGAGTACCTCGCAGACAGGTTGAGAAATCCGCTTGCTATAATGAGAGGGTATATGGAACTCAGGGATGAAATAAGTACGGAAAAAGTCCTCGAAATGATAGACAGCCAGATAAATAGAATCCATAGAATCCTCGATGACTTGAGGAGGAGAGAAAAGAGAACTTTTAAGCTAAAGGAGATGCTCAACGGCAAATCCCGCTAA